A single genomic interval of Clostridia bacterium harbors:
- a CDS encoding Xaa-Pro peptidase family protein, with protein sequence MDYQKRMSTIREYMKCKNISFCVVLNPDSLFYLSGFKAITYSRPIGLIINQDSTLLIVPALEEEHAKQDANVDNLYVYYEHPEKADGGISFFEHFDSILSENCATGKIGIEFDNISLSFQRHLSEKGFTCEDIGQQIKQMRFLKDEDELELIREAGQLVDLAVAESLANAAAGVTEMDLDQFGNHGLFNKVSAEFPDANLDFFVMSPSGIERSIMPHVFSNTRKLQSGDVCIHSRQVGFNGYRAECERTIFIGQPRAEQVEAFDVAVKAQKAGIDIIKAGITAKEVDLAARKVIQDSGFGEYAIHRVGHAIGISSHEQPYLRFDSDMVLEAGMVFSIEPGIYIPEIGGFRHSDTVIVKEDGCELVTHYPRDLDSLIFG encoded by the coding sequence ATGGATTATCAAAAAAGGATGTCCACTATTAGAGAATATATGAAATGTAAAAATATCAGTTTTTGTGTTGTTTTAAATCCGGATAGCCTGTTTTATTTATCCGGATTTAAGGCAATCACTTATTCAAGGCCTATTGGGTTAATCATCAATCAGGACAGCACTTTACTGATTGTCCCAGCCCTTGAAGAAGAGCACGCAAAACAAGATGCAAATGTAGATAATTTATATGTATATTATGAGCATCCGGAAAAAGCAGACGGTGGAATTTCGTTTTTTGAGCATTTTGACAGTATATTATCAGAAAATTGTGCAACAGGTAAGATAGGCATAGAATTTGACAATATATCTTTATCTTTTCAGAGACACCTTTCAGAAAAAGGATTTACATGTGAGGATATCGGTCAACAGATAAAACAGATGAGATTTTTAAAGGATGAGGATGAATTGGAATTGATCCGTGAAGCAGGGCAGCTGGTAGATCTAGCTGTAGCAGAATCGCTGGCCAATGCTGCAGCCGGAGTGACTGAAATGGATCTAGATCAATTTGGCAATCATGGATTGTTCAATAAGGTCTCTGCTGAATTTCCAGATGCAAATTTAGACTTTTTTGTAATGAGTCCATCGGGCATTGAAAGGAGTATAATGCCCCATGTGTTTTCCAATACAAGAAAACTTCAGAGTGGCGATGTCTGTATTCATAGCAGACAAGTGGGGTTTAACGGATATAGGGCAGAATGCGAAAGGACGATATTTATTGGACAACCTAGAGCTGAACAGGTAGAAGCCTTCGATGTTGCCGTCAAGGCTCAAAAAGCTGGAATTGATATAATTAAAGCAGGGATAACTGCAAAAGAGGTGGACCTTGCAGCGAGAAAAGTGATTCAAGATTCTGGTTTTGGAGAATATGCCATACATAGAGTGGGACATGCTATAGGCATAAGTTCTCATGAACAGCCTTATTTGAGGTTTGATTCAGACATGGTATTAGAGGCTGGAATGGTATTTTCCATAGAGCCGGGTATATATATACCTGAAATAGGAGGATTCAGGCATTCTGATACTGTGATAGTAAAAGAGGATGGATGTGAACTGGTAACACACTATCCTAGGGACTTGGATTCCCTAATATTTGGATAA
- a CDS encoding PucR family transcriptional regulator has product MAMTVREALEIGKLKRGVVVAGEKGLDRIVSYVDIQEVPDISGWIRSEELLLTTGYAIKDSQALQQKLILELAQKNAAGIIIKINRFLKSVPENMIDLANQYSIPIIQLPPDIPYIEITHTLYKEILMRQNQERWVSDKLKEILVLNKYKDSNRLKQQMKSINSYFDFTYPFVIILIQCGQKGIFERYVNMENIKSNPKAIYAWIDSSFVLIYSITNKENWERNIIKELFKNDKLSCSDKDFMCMISKLVTDVQNIYSIYSYISYAARQKSNFHENKNIYFFDQIIHYVLLNSISNLSISKKFVKYMLEPLEGISHSERELITNTLYAYVKSDGNITKSAEKCFVHRNTFIYRMKKVRKIFNNDFDCCEERFKYRLALELYKILAEK; this is encoded by the coding sequence ATGGCAATGACAGTAAGGGAAGCTCTAGAGATTGGAAAATTAAAAAGAGGTGTTGTGGTTGCAGGTGAAAAAGGTTTAGACAGAATAGTAAGCTATGTGGATATACAGGAAGTACCTGATATATCAGGTTGGATAAGGAGCGAAGAACTGCTGCTTACTACTGGCTATGCTATAAAAGACAGCCAAGCACTTCAACAGAAGTTGATTTTAGAGCTAGCTCAAAAGAACGCAGCAGGTATTATAATAAAAATCAATAGGTTCTTAAAGAGCGTTCCCGAAAATATGATTGACTTAGCGAATCAATATAGTATTCCGATTATACAGCTTCCTCCTGATATACCTTATATAGAGATCACCCATACCCTTTACAAAGAGATATTGATGAGACAGAATCAGGAAAGGTGGGTAAGTGATAAACTCAAGGAAATCCTTGTTTTAAACAAATACAAGGATTCCAATAGGCTAAAGCAACAGATGAAATCTATCAATAGCTATTTTGATTTTACTTACCCTTTTGTAATAATATTGATTCAGTGTGGACAGAAGGGCATTTTTGAAAGATATGTAAATATGGAAAATATAAAGTCTAATCCTAAAGCTATTTATGCATGGATAGACAGTAGTTTTGTGTTGATTTATTCGATAACCAATAAAGAAAATTGGGAGCGGAATATAATCAAAGAACTTTTTAAGAATGATAAATTGAGTTGTTCAGATAAAGATTTTATGTGTATGATAAGCAAGTTAGTAACAGATGTTCAAAATATCTATTCTATCTATTCATATATTAGCTATGCTGCCCGTCAAAAATCCAACTTTCATGAGAATAAGAATATATATTTTTTTGATCAGATAATACATTATGTACTGCTTAACAGCATAAGCAATTTGAGTATTTCAAAGAAATTCGTAAAATACATGCTTGAACCTCTGGAAGGCATCAGCCATTCAGAAAGAGAGCTAATTACAAATACACTGTATGCATACGTGAAATCAGATGGGAATATTACAAAGTCGGCAGAAAAATGTTTTGTACATAGAAATACTTTTATATACAGGATGAAAAAAGTAAGAAAAATTTTTAACAATGATTTCGATTGTTGTGAAGAAAGATTCAAATATAGATTAGCCCTGGAGCTGTACAAAATACTCGCTGAAAAATAG
- a CDS encoding cytosine permease, with protein MQEREDLILNPVPKEERTGWGPPLFNILGCNIAISELMVGGALIAGMALKGLIIASIIGNLLLVLILSIQGYIGSKEGLNTYVLAKGAFGEIGGKWIISLMLGITSFGWFGIQAGVAGLSVQKIFPGINLTLAIIILGLLMVIVAVYGFKTMALFNYIAIPPLIILMIWGLAKTLGSNGVQAIANYTPAGSMTLIEGVNMVVGLIIVGAIISPDYTRYTKGFKDILIVGFVGFAIISIFQQVAAGIIAMQAPTWDITEVLANLGFHWIAFVILLLAAWSTNLSNAYSGGLALKNVLPNQKRKTLTFVAGIIGTAIAASGIIFRFQNFLSILSMTVPSIAGIMWVEYYFIRKRKLVIRQGINWIAIISWIIGFLISYITTNQKLGLPPINGIICSGIVYYVLELIFDKEVFIKESEGGVNVG; from the coding sequence ATGCAGGAAAGGGAAGATTTAATATTGAATCCTGTTCCTAAAGAGGAAAGAACAGGTTGGGGGCCGCCGCTGTTTAATATTTTAGGCTGCAATATCGCTATTTCTGAATTGATGGTGGGTGGTGCTCTAATTGCCGGAATGGCACTTAAAGGTTTGATTATAGCTTCCATTATAGGAAACCTCTTGCTGGTATTGATACTGAGCATTCAAGGGTATATAGGCAGTAAAGAGGGATTAAACACCTACGTTTTAGCAAAAGGCGCATTTGGGGAAATAGGTGGCAAATGGATAATATCTTTGATGCTCGGTATAACTAGTTTTGGATGGTTTGGTATCCAAGCAGGAGTTGCAGGGCTATCGGTACAAAAGATATTTCCTGGTATCAATTTGACTTTGGCAATTATAATTTTAGGTTTACTGATGGTTATAGTAGCAGTATATGGTTTTAAAACAATGGCACTATTCAACTATATAGCTATACCTCCACTTATCATATTGATGATTTGGGGGTTAGCAAAAACTTTAGGATCAAATGGCGTACAAGCGATAGCCAATTATACTCCAGCCGGAAGCATGACCCTTATTGAAGGGGTAAATATGGTTGTAGGCTTGATAATCGTTGGCGCCATTATATCTCCGGATTATACTAGATATACTAAAGGTTTTAAAGATATTCTTATAGTAGGATTTGTTGGTTTTGCAATAATATCTATATTTCAGCAGGTAGCAGCAGGAATCATTGCTATGCAAGCACCGACATGGGATATAACAGAGGTACTTGCTAATTTAGGATTCCATTGGATTGCTTTTGTTATACTTTTGCTGGCTGCATGGTCTACCAATCTTTCCAATGCATATTCAGGAGGATTAGCCCTTAAAAATGTGTTGCCCAACCAAAAGCGAAAGACTTTAACTTTTGTAGCAGGCATTATAGGTACAGCAATAGCAGCTTCAGGTATTATATTTAGATTTCAAAATTTCTTGAGTATTTTGAGTATGACTGTTCCTTCTATTGCGGGAATTATGTGGGTAGAGTATTATTTCATAAGAAAAAGGAAACTGGTCATACGCCAAGGTATCAACTGGATAGCTATAATATCATGGATTATTGGGTTTTTAATATCATATATAACCACAAATCAAAAACTTGGACTTCCTCCCATCAATGGAATAATCTGCTCAGGCATAGTTTATTATGTATTAGAATTAATTTTTGATAAAGAAGTTTTTATAAAAGAATCTGAAGGAGGTGTGAATGTTGGCTAG
- a CDS encoding carbon-nitrogen hydrolase → MLARKVNIGIAQMESKLGDVKYNTGRAVELITEAADKGADIVCLPELFSTGYNLSILKERIAELGLKYFDYTFSEISNAAKQNKVFVIAPFAEKRDLPGVLFNSAIVFDDGGNMIGSFAKSHLWALDRLYFKEGSSYDIFDTKFGKLGIIICYDAGFPEACRTLCLKGAEIVFIPAAWRIQDEDMWDLNVSQRALENILFTVGVNRVGMEGDLHLFGKSKVCNPRGTIIAELPKDKEMVEVVTIDLDDIDKFRTEISYLRDRKPFIYDELVKY, encoded by the coding sequence ATGTTGGCTAGAAAGGTAAATATCGGTATAGCCCAGATGGAATCAAAATTAGGGGACGTCAAATATAATACAGGTAGAGCTGTTGAACTTATTACAGAAGCAGCGGACAAGGGTGCTGATATTGTATGTCTTCCTGAATTATTCTCTACGGGTTATAATTTGAGCATATTAAAAGAGAGGATAGCTGAACTCGGATTGAAATATTTTGATTATACTTTTAGTGAGATTTCTAACGCTGCAAAACAAAATAAAGTGTTTGTTATTGCTCCATTTGCAGAAAAAAGGGATTTACCGGGAGTATTATTTAACTCAGCTATTGTATTTGACGACGGTGGGAATATGATAGGTAGCTTTGCAAAAAGTCATCTATGGGCACTGGATAGATTATATTTTAAAGAAGGGTCTAGCTATGATATATTTGACACTAAATTTGGTAAACTGGGTATAATAATCTGCTATGATGCAGGATTCCCAGAGGCATGCAGAACCCTATGTTTAAAAGGAGCAGAGATAGTCTTTATACCTGCTGCTTGGAGAATACAGGATGAAGATATGTGGGATTTGAATGTTTCCCAAAGGGCTCTAGAGAATATTCTTTTTACGGTAGGTGTTAACAGGGTAGGTATGGAGGGGGATTTACACTTATTCGGCAAGAGCAAGGTGTGTAATCCACGAGGCACAATAATTGCTGAACTGCCAAAAGACAAGGAAATGGTAGAGGTAGTAACTATAGATTTAGATGATATAGACAAATTTAGAACTGAAATATCGTATTTAAGGGATAGAAAACCCTTTATTTATGATGAATTGGTAAAATATTGA
- a CDS encoding AroM family protein — translation MGKFNVGLIRVITLKDQKQLQVHSDILNKYFNDFCITTKCIEGQPEGIHDDNTEEQAIPKIIEIAKKLESQGQDIILISCAADPAVQECRKLLHIPVVGAGSSAAALAVGTGDNIGVVGITQQVPDVIKRILGDKFKFYIKPEGISNTLDLYKNGSKSNILQACESLKDMGCDGIVLACTGMSTIGIRMLIEKEIGLKVIDPVLAAGIFIEYFRLSR, via the coding sequence ATGGGAAAGTTTAATGTAGGATTGATCAGGGTAATAACTTTAAAAGATCAAAAACAACTGCAGGTACATTCTGATATTTTAAACAAATACTTCAATGATTTTTGCATCACCACTAAATGTATAGAAGGCCAGCCTGAAGGGATACATGATGATAATACCGAAGAACAAGCTATACCCAAAATTATTGAAATTGCTAAAAAATTAGAGAGCCAAGGACAGGATATAATTCTCATCAGCTGCGCCGCAGATCCTGCCGTACAGGAATGTAGGAAACTGCTGCACATACCAGTGGTGGGAGCAGGTTCAAGTGCAGCGGCGTTGGCAGTTGGAACAGGAGATAATATTGGTGTTGTAGGGATAACCCAACAGGTACCCGATGTAATAAAGAGAATTTTAGGTGACAAATTTAAATTTTATATAAAACCGGAAGGGATAAGCAACACTTTGGATTTATATAAAAACGGCAGCAAAAGCAACATATTGCAGGCATGTGAGTCCCTTAAAGATATGGGATGTGATGGGATAGTTTTAGCCTGCACAGGCATGTCAACGATAGGAATAAGGATGCTGATAGAAAAAGAAATCGGTTTAAAGGTGATAGATCCTGTTTTGGCAGCTGGAATTTTTATTGAGTATTTTAGATTATCAAGATAG
- a CDS encoding DUF917 family protein: protein MAEIMLNQGMIEPAAIGGCFLGGGGGGAINEGKKLATLAVQFSSPKLVDVQDIKDDAVLVNVAAVGAPSAQDAYAEPVDYVRAIKLIEQLSGTKIDAIMSNEAGGLATLNGWLQASMLGIPLVDVSCNGRAHPTSVMGAMGLHKLADYRAIQVGVGGSKQDGNYIEVVSIGSVQKCSNIIRSAAVNAGGLVAVARNPVSKRYAANNGAVGSIKQAIEIGRRMIDSKEKGLGYTAKSVCDYLGGEIIGKFHIESINLESKGGFDVGWLGLSDQVQITFWNEYMTLEKEGQRIATFPDLIALIDEKDCLPITSAEAEVGQNVVVIKVSKDNLKLGKGMYDPDLFKVCEQAINKQIIKYIF from the coding sequence ATGGCAGAGATTATGTTAAATCAGGGAATGATAGAGCCTGCGGCTATAGGGGGATGCTTTTTAGGTGGAGGGGGTGGCGGAGCTATAAATGAGGGGAAAAAGCTTGCTACGCTCGCCGTTCAATTTTCTTCACCTAAATTAGTTGACGTACAGGATATCAAAGATGATGCTGTGTTGGTGAATGTTGCAGCAGTCGGCGCCCCTTCTGCCCAAGATGCCTATGCTGAACCGGTTGATTATGTTCGTGCGATTAAACTTATTGAGCAGTTATCCGGCACTAAAATTGATGCAATAATGAGCAACGAAGCAGGTGGGCTGGCTACACTCAACGGATGGCTACAGGCTTCAATGTTAGGTATTCCGTTAGTTGATGTATCGTGTAATGGAAGAGCTCATCCCACAAGTGTGATGGGAGCTATGGGTCTGCATAAGCTAGCAGATTATAGGGCAATACAGGTAGGCGTAGGCGGCAGCAAGCAGGACGGCAATTATATTGAGGTGGTGTCTATCGGCTCGGTACAGAAATGTTCAAATATTATAAGGAGTGCGGCAGTAAATGCAGGAGGATTGGTTGCGGTGGCACGAAACCCTGTTTCAAAAAGATATGCTGCTAATAATGGGGCAGTAGGTTCTATAAAACAAGCTATAGAGATAGGCAGGCGTATGATTGACTCTAAAGAAAAGGGCCTTGGCTATACAGCAAAAAGTGTGTGTGATTATTTAGGGGGAGAGATTATAGGCAAATTCCACATAGAATCTATCAATCTAGAATCAAAAGGTGGATTTGATGTGGGCTGGTTGGGTTTGTCTGATCAGGTTCAAATCACATTTTGGAATGAGTATATGACTTTGGAGAAGGAAGGCCAAAGAATTGCTACTTTTCCCGATCTTATAGCACTGATAGATGAGAAGGATTGTTTGCCTATAACCTCTGCAGAAGCGGAGGTAGGGCAGAATGTTGTTGTTATAAAAGTGTCAAAAGATAATTTGAAGCTGGGTAAAGGGATGTATGATCCTGATTTATTTAAGGTTTGTGAGCAGGCAATTAACAAACAAATAATTAAGTATATCTTTTAA
- a CDS encoding DUF1177 domain-containing protein, which produces MMLKQVMDMMEILDHPAVNGECVKGYLADKGLDSVVVKQIKSDVGKTDFIKIFIEGKDGKSKSGSAPTLGIIGRLGGIGARPEIPGFVSDGDGALAALSAAAKIVDMKGKGDFLQGDVIIATHICPDAPTQPHEPVPFMGSPVDMRTMNSMEVDPRMDAILSIDTTKGNRILNAKGFAITPTVKDGYILKVSDSLLDLMEIVTGKLPVVLPISVQDITPYGNGLHHINSILQPAIATSSPVVGVAITTQSIVPGCASGASHEIDVEMAARFALEVAKSFGNKKCEFYDQDEWKLILELYGCMKHLKTMGGKD; this is translated from the coding sequence ATAATGCTAAAACAGGTGATGGATATGATGGAAATATTAGACCATCCTGCAGTAAATGGAGAATGTGTTAAGGGGTATTTAGCCGATAAAGGGCTAGATAGTGTTGTGGTAAAGCAGATAAAGAGCGATGTTGGGAAGACGGATTTTATTAAGATATTTATAGAGGGAAAGGATGGTAAAAGTAAAAGCGGCAGCGCACCTACTTTAGGCATTATAGGAAGATTGGGAGGGATAGGTGCAAGGCCGGAAATACCGGGTTTCGTTTCTGATGGGGACGGTGCTCTAGCTGCCCTTTCGGCAGCCGCTAAGATAGTAGATATGAAGGGTAAAGGTGATTTTTTACAAGGTGATGTGATAATAGCTACTCACATATGTCCTGATGCACCTACCCAGCCCCACGAACCTGTTCCATTTATGGGATCCCCGGTAGATATGAGGACAATGAATTCAATGGAAGTAGATCCTAGGATGGATGCTATACTATCGATAGATACAACAAAAGGTAACAGGATATTAAATGCAAAAGGTTTTGCCATTACTCCTACTGTTAAGGATGGATATATATTGAAAGTAAGTGATTCGTTGCTAGATTTGATGGAAATTGTAACAGGAAAGCTTCCGGTTGTATTGCCAATATCGGTACAGGATATAACACCTTATGGTAATGGCTTGCACCATATTAATAGCATACTCCAGCCGGCAATAGCTACATCCAGTCCAGTTGTGGGAGTTGCTATAACCACACAATCTATTGTTCCCGGCTGTGCATCAGGTGCATCTCACGAGATTGATGTAGAAATGGCGGCTAGATTTGCTTTAGAGGTTGCTAAAAGCTTTGGAAATAAAAAATGTGAGTTTTACGATCAGGATGAATGGAAGTTAATATTGGAGCTATATGGTTGTATGAAACATTTAAAGACTATGGGAGGCAAAGACTGA
- a CDS encoding aminopeptidase encodes MDKLEQNAKKLLTECMGANKDETCLIVCDDSTRALSDHIYNAAKLLKLKPIFLNTGSIERSGQEPPKPVAEAMKHSDIVMCLTKHSITHTKARRQAAAAGARIATMPGITEDMFLKGAITADYKQVEYITDRVAELLDEGKNVLIEKDGFKLKMCIDGRKAFKSTGRYLRRGESGNLPSGEAYIAPLEGSAQGEILVDGSIADIGKVISPIVLEIKDGLLQDAKGGEQAKKFLNMLGDTDKCRNVAELGIGTNPQALLTGNTLEDEKKIGTIHIAFGSNDTFGGNISAGVHIDCIILSPNLYIDDFKLMDNGILNYD; translated from the coding sequence ATGGACAAATTAGAGCAAAATGCTAAAAAGCTGTTGACTGAATGTATGGGAGCTAATAAAGATGAGACTTGCCTAATAGTTTGTGACGACAGCACAAGAGCGCTTTCTGATCATATATACAATGCGGCTAAACTTTTAAAACTCAAGCCTATATTTCTCAATACGGGAAGTATTGAAAGATCGGGGCAAGAGCCGCCTAAACCGGTAGCTGAAGCCATGAAGCATTCGGATATAGTAATGTGTCTAACAAAGCATTCCATAACACATACAAAGGCTAGAAGGCAGGCTGCTGCTGCCGGGGCTAGAATTGCAACAATGCCCGGTATTACAGAGGATATGTTCTTAAAGGGTGCAATCACTGCTGATTATAAGCAAGTAGAATATATTACCGACAGAGTAGCTGAATTGTTGGATGAGGGAAAGAATGTTTTGATTGAAAAAGATGGTTTTAAACTAAAAATGTGCATAGATGGGAGAAAGGCATTTAAAAGTACTGGCAGATATTTACGCAGGGGAGAATCAGGAAATTTGCCTTCCGGTGAAGCATATATTGCACCGTTAGAAGGAAGTGCTCAAGGTGAAATTTTGGTGGACGGCAGTATAGCAGATATAGGCAAAGTAATTTCTCCAATTGTTTTAGAAATAAAAGACGGTCTGTTACAGGATGCAAAAGGGGGAGAGCAGGCCAAAAAATTTTTGAACATGTTGGGTGATACTGATAAATGTAGAAATGTTGCAGAGTTAGGGATAGGAACAAATCCGCAGGCGCTGCTTACCGGCAACACTTTAGAGGATGAGAAAAAAATAGGAACAATTCATATTGCATTTGGTAGCAACGATACATTTGGGGGAAATATAAGTGCAGGTGTACACATAGATTGTATTATACTAAGTCCGAATTTATATATAGATGACTTCAAGCTGATGGATAATGGAATATTAAATTACGATTAA
- the pdaB gene encoding polysaccharide deacetylase family sporulation protein PdaB — protein sequence MKIVYIKYKTLFVICLILIIIILTSSFLDAGLPGIVSVFKLNKKLLPIYSVEIPDKKISISFDAAWGSEFTDEILQILKDRDIKTTFFLVGFWVDKHPEKVKKISDEGHEIGNHSTNHPQMSKLPEDKIREELNTTADEIYQLTGKRTTLFRPPFGDYSDTLIRVAEEEGYYVIQWDVDSLDWKELGAEHTADRVLKNVKNGSIVLFHNNAKYTPKALPTILDNLLKEGYEIVPISELIYKDDYEIDHTGRQIRK from the coding sequence ATGAAAATCGTATATATAAAATATAAAACTCTTTTTGTCATTTGTCTGATATTGATTATTATTATTTTAACCTCTTCATTTTTAGATGCTGGATTGCCCGGGATAGTTAGTGTGTTCAAGTTAAACAAAAAATTGCTACCTATTTACTCAGTAGAGATACCGGACAAGAAAATTTCTATTAGTTTTGATGCAGCTTGGGGATCTGAATTCACCGATGAGATATTACAGATATTAAAAGACAGAGATATCAAAACCACCTTTTTTTTAGTAGGTTTTTGGGTAGATAAACATCCTGAAAAAGTAAAAAAGATAAGCGATGAAGGTCACGAAATAGGCAATCATTCTACCAATCATCCTCAAATGTCTAAACTACCTGAGGATAAAATTAGGGAGGAGTTGAATACAACTGCAGACGAGATCTATCAATTGACTGGAAAGCGCACAACTTTGTTTCGCCCCCCTTTTGGGGATTATAGCGATACCCTCATAAGGGTTGCAGAAGAAGAAGGTTATTATGTAATACAATGGGATGTAGATTCCCTTGATTGGAAAGAGTTGGGGGCGGAACATACTGCAGATAGAGTATTGAAAAATGTAAAAAACGGTTCTATTGTCCTATTTCATAATAACGCTAAATACACGCCCAAGGCACTGCCTACGATACTGGATAATCTTTTGAAAGAAGGGTATGAAATAGTGCCTATTTCAGAATTGATATATAAGGATGATTATGAGATAGATCATACCGGCAGGCAAATTCGTAAGTGA
- a CDS encoding MATE family efflux transporter produces the protein MLQNTPIDVTQGKISRNVWKLALPVIITNLVQVIYNLTDTFWVSKLSNSTEAIAAVAVTFSVIMVLISLGIGLSVATTTLSAQYFGAGKEKEVKKVAYTSLVMLSLLAVIISVTGIAFSVPLLKLLNTPDNVMPYALEYFRIIMFGMLFMFSFFILSGVLRGLGDTYTPMIAGVISAIANVILDPLLIFGIGPFPEMGIAGAAYATVISRAAVSIYLTYLVFSGRMHFKLSLKELSIDFKVLKEIFKIGIPSSVSQVLISLGATLLMGRVNMFGDTAAATFGLGHRLDSFAFIAAAGLSQATVTMVGQNLGAGQKERAKDSSIYSVKATFIILTAIGVLLSFFPQLFFRVFSNDPGVIKLGRYYTRFVSIAYGFIGGRIVLNGAFQGAGAAFTSMILSIVSLWGFRIPLAYILSYTSLGIKGLWLGIGLSFILSFAVMIFIFTRWEWMDKAIVRKKQ, from the coding sequence ATGCTTCAAAACACACCAATAGATGTTACACAAGGTAAAATCTCAAGAAATGTATGGAAGTTGGCCCTCCCTGTGATTATTACCAATCTGGTACAAGTAATCTATAATTTAACAGATACTTTTTGGGTCAGCAAGTTGAGCAACAGCACCGAGGCGATAGCAGCAGTTGCTGTTACTTTTTCTGTAATTATGGTGCTTATTTCCCTAGGGATAGGCTTATCAGTAGCTACCACCACGCTTTCAGCTCAATATTTTGGGGCGGGTAAAGAAAAAGAGGTAAAGAAGGTAGCTTATACTTCACTTGTGATGTTATCCTTGCTGGCTGTTATAATTTCAGTGACTGGTATAGCTTTCAGTGTCCCACTTCTTAAACTACTTAACACCCCTGATAATGTTATGCCATATGCTTTAGAGTACTTTAGGATCATAATGTTTGGTATGTTATTTATGTTTTCTTTTTTTATTTTAAGTGGAGTTTTGAGGGGATTAGGAGATACGTATACGCCAATGATAGCAGGTGTAATTTCTGCTATAGCAAATGTTATATTGGATCCTCTGCTTATATTTGGAATAGGACCTTTCCCTGAAATGGGAATAGCAGGAGCTGCATATGCTACGGTAATATCTAGGGCAGCGGTATCTATATATCTTACTTATTTAGTCTTTTCAGGGCGTATGCATTTTAAGCTAAGTTTAAAAGAGTTGTCTATCGATTTTAAGGTATTAAAAGAAATTTTTAAGATAGGGATACCCTCTTCAGTGAGCCAAGTCCTTATTTCACTAGGCGCTACGCTTTTGATGGGAAGGGTTAACATGTTTGGGGATACAGCCGCTGCTACTTTTGGTCTTGGACATCGCCTTGATTCCTTTGCGTTTATCGCTGCTGCAGGTTTGAGTCAAGCTACTGTCACTATGGTTGGTCAAAACCTAGGTGCCGGACAGAAGGAAAGAGCCAAAGACAGCAGCATATATTCCGTCAAAGCTACTTTTATAATATTAACTGCAATAGGAGTACTTTTATCCTTTTTCCCCCAGCTGTTTTTTAGGGTTTTCTCCAATGATCCTGGAGTAATAAAACTTGGAAGATACTATACGAGATTTGTTTCAATTGCATATGGATTTATAGGAGGCAGGATAGTATTAAACGGCGCATTTCAAGGGGCAGGTGCGGCTTTTACATCCATGATACTCAGCATTGTATCTTTGTGGGGATTTAGGATACCCTTAGCTTATATTTTGTCCTATACCTCTCTTGGTATAAAAGGTCTGTGGCTGGGTATAGGTCTTTCTTTTATCTTGAGCTTTGCAGTGATGATTTTCATTTTTACTAGGTGGGAATGGATGGATAAGGCTATTGTTAGAAAAAAACAATAA